In the Longimicrobium terrae genome, one interval contains:
- a CDS encoding DsbA family protein, protein MANRDTFQNLLSVVLALCAIVVTGILVRREFFPGTRSVEGTTVPSTVSDWAQFGMEGHRIGASSPQVTIVEFSDFQCPFCRVLALRLDTLRAEFPNEIAVVYRHHPLAAIHPHAVAAVGASECAARQGRFWAMHDALYAGQDSIGSRTWARFAEAAGVEDAAGFDACMKENAVPEALTSDTAAGNALQVHSTPTLLINQFRLAGAAPLDTLRAYVARARSTATPHPRR, encoded by the coding sequence ATGGCCAACAGGGACACTTTCCAGAATCTGCTCAGTGTTGTCCTTGCACTCTGCGCAATCGTAGTTACCGGCATCCTCGTCCGCCGCGAGTTCTTTCCCGGCACGAGGTCCGTGGAGGGAACAACCGTTCCCTCCACCGTGTCTGACTGGGCACAGTTCGGCATGGAAGGCCATCGCATCGGCGCCTCCTCCCCCCAGGTAACGATCGTCGAATTCAGCGACTTCCAATGCCCGTTCTGCCGCGTTCTTGCCCTTCGCCTGGACACGCTCAGGGCCGAATTCCCCAACGAAATCGCGGTGGTCTACCGTCACCATCCGCTCGCGGCCATTCATCCTCATGCAGTCGCGGCGGTGGGCGCCAGCGAGTGCGCCGCCAGACAGGGCCGCTTCTGGGCCATGCATGACGCGCTGTACGCCGGCCAGGACTCGATCGGGAGCCGGACCTGGGCGCGATTCGCCGAGGCGGCCGGCGTGGAAGATGCCGCGGGCTTTGACGCGTGCATGAAAGAAAACGCGGTCCCGGAAGCGCTCACGTCCGACACGGCCGCGGGAAACGCCCTGCAGGTGCACTCTACCCCGACCCTGCTGATCAACCAGTTCCGGCTTGCGGGCGCCGCGCCGCTCGACACCCTCCGCGCCTACGTTGCGCGGGCGCGCTCCACAGCCACTCCCCATCCACGAAGGTGA
- a CDS encoding PDZ domain-containing protein yields MKLGTFTAALALLPLAAGCAHAQQTPPAASAVQGQHSSSGTLTNPNPRPPTAYTGMGVAIPGGGRPVVTRVVPESPAARAGIVAGDEILSIDGVDTSERVTFFRAAVPGQRYLFRVRRGTTQVELAVVPDPPRTRSAN; encoded by the coding sequence ATGAAACTCGGTACGTTCACCGCCGCGCTGGCGCTGCTGCCGCTCGCGGCGGGATGCGCGCACGCTCAGCAGACCCCGCCGGCGGCTTCGGCGGTGCAGGGTCAGCACAGCAGTTCCGGCACGCTGACCAACCCGAACCCGCGGCCTCCAACGGCTTACACCGGCATGGGCGTGGCCATCCCGGGCGGCGGCCGCCCGGTGGTCACCCGCGTCGTTCCGGAATCGCCCGCGGCCCGCGCCGGCATCGTGGCGGGTGACGAGATCCTGTCCATCGACGGAGTGGATACGTCCGAGCGGGTGACGTTCTTCCGCGCAGCGGTTCCCGGCCAGCGCTACCTGTTCCGCGTTCGGAGGGGGACGACCCAGGTGGAACTGGCTGTGGTCCCGGATCCGCCGCGTACACGTTCCGCGAACTGA
- a CDS encoding c-type cytochrome: MPIPRTVSRHLTAVLLLLAAAACGVEADPARRRDDAAETSATRAGSDSATKPSSESLVVVTASGTRTFTLAELRRALPTDTALVRHDPAYEGRAKRYAGVPLDRLLALAGVTMSADEVLYFVAADGYRATMAQSAADPRIKGIIAFADLDAPAGSAWQPVRHGAQSISPAPFYLVWGQTGAAPGDTADAALRRPWPYQLARIEVVDPRKRYDRLYPTGVSRDDPVYRGFQAFVIESHGGDQCVACHALNRQGGSVGPELNVPRNITEYRDAATLAAFIRNARAFRAGTAMPVFEGRLSDREIEDILAYLRWMRGHKVPLDSTGAAR, from the coding sequence ATGCCGATTCCCCGAACCGTTTCGCGCCACCTGACCGCCGTGCTGCTGCTCCTGGCGGCCGCCGCATGCGGCGTGGAAGCCGACCCCGCGCGGCGCCGCGACGATGCGGCGGAAACCTCCGCTACCCGTGCCGGATCCGATTCCGCGACCAAGCCCTCGTCGGAGAGCCTGGTCGTCGTCACGGCGTCGGGAACACGCACCTTTACGCTCGCGGAGCTCAGGCGCGCGCTGCCCACGGACACCGCCCTCGTGCGCCACGATCCCGCGTACGAGGGCCGTGCAAAGCGTTACGCGGGCGTTCCGCTGGACCGGCTGCTGGCGCTCGCGGGCGTGACGATGTCGGCGGATGAGGTGCTGTACTTCGTGGCGGCAGATGGCTATCGCGCAACCATGGCCCAGTCCGCCGCCGATCCGCGCATCAAGGGGATCATCGCCTTTGCCGACCTGGACGCGCCCGCCGGATCGGCGTGGCAGCCGGTGCGGCACGGGGCGCAGTCCATCTCTCCCGCGCCGTTCTACCTGGTGTGGGGCCAGACGGGCGCCGCCCCCGGCGATACCGCGGATGCGGCGCTCCGGCGGCCGTGGCCATACCAGTTGGCGCGCATCGAGGTGGTGGACCCGCGCAAGCGCTACGACCGCCTTTATCCGACAGGGGTGAGCCGGGATGATCCCGTGTACCGCGGATTTCAGGCGTTCGTCATCGAGAGCCACGGGGGCGACCAGTGCGTCGCGTGCCACGCTCTCAACCGGCAGGGCGGCAGCGTGGGCCCGGAGCTGAACGTGCCGCGCAACATCACCGAATACCGTGACGCGGCCACGCTGGCGGCGTTCATCCGCAACGCCCGCGCATTCCGCGCGGGGACGGCCATGCCGGTGTTCGAGGGCCGGCTCAGCGACCGCGAGATCGAAGACATCCTCGCCTATCTGCGCTGGATGCGCGGCCACAAGGTCCCGCTCGACAGCACCGGGGCAGCGCGGTAG